TCTCCTGCTTTTTTCCCCTCTTGTTTTCCTACTCCCCTCCCCTCTTGTGTCTGTAAGTCTCCTACCCTGTTGTTAGTTCCAGGTGTGTTGCCAGTCATCCAAGCCcacctgttgctaatcaaccactagacttaaaccctggatctccactcAGCCGGTGCCAGTTCGTCCGTTTCCTGTGGTAGAATCCAGCCCGAGCTCACTTactctgacctttgccctgaaccttttgtaattcctgttttttgtatttcctcaggtgGAAGACAGACTTTTGACTCGGTTTTACTGGAGTAGATCTTTCATTACTACTGATGTATTTTCTCCAGTGGTTTTTGGTTATTAATTATAGATTTTTTACTGATCTGCatttggattctttttttttttgggtcacaACAAAACGAACTGGCCATGATGAATCCAGCAGATCTTCCCCTTGATGAGGACACACTTGCGGCAATCCGGGAAGCCGTTTCACATCAAGACATCCTGCTTGGCCTCCATGAACAAACACTACACCATCTTGTCCAAAGAAATCAGGACCTTGTATCACAGATGAGTCAACTAACGAACCAAATGTCTGTCTTGATGAAACGACTTTCATCCACAGCCTCTGCCCAGTCACTTTTGACCCTTGACTCACCTCATGCCTCTGCCACCACTTCTGAAGTTTCCGTGCCAAACCCTGAGCCTTTTCATGGGGACCTGAGCAGCTGTTGAGGCTTTCTTCTGCAGTGTTCCAACGTTTTTCTACTCAGACTAACTACCTTCTCTACAGGTAAGTCAAAGATTTTGTTTATTGTTGGGTTACTGCGTGGCAGGGTGTTAACATGGGCAGAGGCAGAAGATTCCCAGAATCCACTGGCACCCAGAAGATTCAATGACTTTGTTGAGCATTTCCAACAAGTTTTTGACCACCCAAATTATGCTTGCTGTGCAGCAAAGCAGCAGGGAAGTCGTAGTGCTGCCGATTATTCTGTAGAGTTTCAAACATTGGCAGCTGACTCAGGATGGAATGACAACGCACTTATGGAGATTTTTGTTAAGGTTCTTAATTAATCGCTAAAGGATGAATTGGCTTGCAGAGACGAAGAAGCAAGTTTCAGTTCACTCATTTCATTGGTGATTCGTTTAGATAACCGAATATGTGAGCGCCGCCAAGAGAAGACCGGTCAGTCTAAATTCCCTCAAACTATTCACAGACCAGCAATTAAAGCCGCAGAAATTCCCCATCCTACCCATCCTGAGGATACTGATGAACCTATGCAGCTGGGCAGAGCAAAGCTGTCTCCTGAAGAACGGCAGAAGCGCATGAGGCTAGGTCAGTGCCTATATTGTGGGGGATTGTGTCATTTAATTACCACCTGTCCAGTCAGGCCAAAAAGACCAGACTCTCCAAGACTCCTGGGAGCATTGGTGGGTTGTTCTTCAAATAGCGTTTAGCCCCAGATTGTTACTTCCAGCTACCTTTTAGTTTGGGTCAATTTTCCCTACCTCTGTCTGCGTTTATTGGTACTGGTGCTGGAGATAACTTTTTAGATTTTGAGTTAGCTAAACAGTCTTACATCCCCATACAGGCACTTAAAGCTCCCATTAAAGCTAATTCTTTAAATGGGAAACTTTTGGCTGATGATACTCACTGCACTGTCCCGCTAACACTTTGCTTCTCTGGAAACCACCACGAAGagattcagtttaagagaatCTCTTCTCCTCACACACCACTCGTGCTGGGACATCCTTGGTTGAGTTTGCACAACCCCACCATCAACTGGTTACATAGTAGAATTACAGGCTGGAGCGAAAAGTGTCACATTAGGTGCcggatttttttgtggaaaagaAAGACAAGTCCATACGTACCTGTATTTATTATTGTGGCCTGAATAACATTACCATCAAAAATAAATATCCACTACCTTTGCTCATGGCAGCCTTCGATCCATTACAAGGATCTGTCATTTTCACAAAGTTAGATCTGCGTAATGCTTACCACCTCGTACGTATTAGAGAAGGTAATGAGTGGAAGACAGCCTTTAACACCCCCATAGCACACTTTGAATATTTGGTCATGCCTTTTGGTGTTACTAACGCCCCAGCCGTTTTTCAAGCACTTGTTAATGATGTTCTGAGGGACTTTCTGAACTGTTTTGTTTTCGTTTATCTTGACTATATTCCAATTTTTTTCCCAGTCCCCATCTGAACATGTCGATCATGTCTGTCTAGTTTTGCAAAGGCTTTTGGAAAACAAATTGTATGTAAAAGCGGAGAAATTTGATTTTCATTGTGActctgtttttttggggggtttattATTGAGGCTGGACAAGTGAGACCCGACCCCCCAAAAAATAGCCAACAAGTCGTCGGAAGCTCCAACGATTCATGGGTTTTGCTAATTTTCATAGGCGCTTTATACGTAACTTCAGCCCAATTGCCCAACTCCTTTGCCAATTAACCTCGTCATATACTCTCTTTTCTTGGACTGAGGAGGCTGAGACTAAAGGACTTGTTCACTACTGCACCAGTTTTAATTCAACTGGACCAAACTCGTCAGTTCATTGTGGAGGTGGATGCCTCGGACTATGGAGTTGTGGCAGTCGTATCGCAACGGTCAAGCTCTGTTGACAAGCTCCCCCCTGTGCTTTCTATTCTTGTCGTTTATTGCAGACCGAAAGGAATTACGACGTAGGGAATCGGGAGCTTTTTGGCCATCAAATTGGCACTAGAAGAGTGGAGACACGGGcttgaaggagctgaaaagcaatttATTGTCTGGACTGTTAAAAGTATTTCTTACATTCAAACTGCCAAAAGACTCAATTCACGCCAAGCCATGTGGGCATTGTCTTTCAGCAGATGTCAAAAGACTCAATTCACACCAAGCCAGGTGGGCATTGTCTTTCAGCAGATTCAATTTTACCCTAACTTATCGTCCAGGCTCCAGGAACATCAAGCCAGATGCCCTCTCTTGCCAGTTAACCTGTTCTGACACCCCCTCAGATCCAGTGACCATTCTCCCTTCCACTTGCTTTGTTGCAGCCGTTAGTTGGGAGATTGAAGCAAATATTAAGGAGTCTGATCCAGGTAATGCACCCGATAACTTGCTCTATGTGCCCAGTTCTGTCCATCCTCAAGTGTTGCAATGGGTCCATACTAATCGATTTTCCTGCCACCCTGGAATAACTTGCACTTTCAACTTGCTCAAACGACGATTCTGGTGGCCTTCAATAAATGCTGACACATGGAAGTATGTCCTTGCCTGCTCCGTCTGTGCCCGAAGCAAGTCTTCACACCGTCCACCCTCTGGACTTCTACAGCCGCTCCCCTTACTTTCTCGACCATGGTCTCATATCTCTATGGACTTTGTGACAGGACTGCCACCGTCCGAAGGTAATACAGCAATACTTACAATTATTGACTGTTTTCCAAATCTCCTTATTAATCAAGACTTTCGCCTTCATGGAATGCCAATGGACATTGTTTTGGACCGTGGACCATAATTCACCTCAAGTATGGCAGCTCTTCTGTAAGTCAATTGGAGCGACAGTCAGCCTTTCTTCTGGTTTTCACCCCCAAACTAATGGCCAAGTGGAGCGGGCAAATCAGGAGATGGAAGCCGCACTAAGATGCGTGGCAGCAGACAACCCGACTCAGTGGAGTGCCAGTTCTTCCTGGGTCGAGTATGCTTATAACTCTTAATTGAGTTCTGCTACTAGTTTAACCCACTTTGAAGCCTCTCTTGGCTATCAACCAGAACTATTCCCTTAGCAGGAATAGGAGTTGGCCTTGGCATCTGTCCAACATCATCGGCGTAGGTGCCAAAGGTATGGAAGGACACACAAGCTGCTCTCCTTCATACAGCCGAACACAACAAGGTGGTGGCTGATCGTTGCAGAATTCCTGCTCCAGCCTATCAACCAGGACAAATGGCATGGTTATCTTCTCGGAACATCCCCCTAAGAACTGAGGCTCGTAAACTGTCTCCACGTTTCATTGGTCCTTTTCCTGTCGACGTAATTGTCAACCCTACAGCTGTTTGTCTAAGGCTGCCTTCTTCTAGGAGGATACATCCTGTCTTTTCACGTTTCCCAGCTCAAACCGATGACTGTCAGCCCTTTTGCCTCAAGTCACATGGGGAAGTCAACCTTATTCAACATGCAAACGGATAAAACACTTTGAGTGAAAAATAACTAACAGATTACAGTCCCAAAATGCTGATGGTCTTGGAGTTACTTTTCTGGAATATTACCAGATTCAACCTTGAAAAAAATGACATCTCAATAGAAAAGAAAAACGCTGACATTTTAcgtcaaaaaatacaaatattacgaGAACATTTCatgcaaaaacactaaatattttaTGGCCGAGATGTGTTACAACACATGCAAACGCCGCAACAACTTTCTGCCACAACAAAACCACTTTCTGCCACAACATGATTGCAAAATCCACTGTAAAATGCAAACATTACAACACAGCATACTGTAAaatcacaacacaacaactttacaccacAGCACAATAACAAAAAGCCACAACAACTTTCTGCCACAACACCATTCCAAAAGCCACTAAAATGCAAGTACTACAACACAATAACATAAAGCTACAACACAGTACGTTTACACCACGAAACAACAACAGAAAGACACACCACAACAACTTTCTGCCACAACTCCATTACAAAAGCTACTACAAATGCAATCGCTACAACACAACATACTGTAAAGTCCcaagttgttgtgttgtttggaAAAATTGTtgctttatgtttttgttttgtcgatgaaagttgttgtgttgtggctttatgttgttgttttgtcgGGTTAAGGCAGACCTGGGTATTCTGCGGCCCGTGGGCCACATCCGGCCATTTGTGCGTCCCTGTTCGGGCTGCGTgaggccaatcataaattacaaaatacattttaaaaagtatctgtcgagtgtgcaatacaatggtgctgcttttgttttgaaaagcattatttgtattacttccgtGTGGATGTATGCTCATGCGCGATTGTGAGTGATTGTGAACAGCGGCaatcacaaattacaaaataaatttaaaataccATCTATGACGTGTGTGCAATACAACTGTGCTTCTTTTATGTTGAAAAGTGTTATTTATGGGCGTATGTCCGTGTGTAACCTGTGAGTGAAGGTGCACAGCGATAAGTGATCCCCGGTTACCACCGAGAGTCAGCTCAtgctaaaaaaagaaaagttgatgacaAATGCCGTGTTTGCAACAAGATATGGACTGCCAAGAATTTCTTTACAGAGATGAAAGGTAAAGTCGTGTGCTTAATTTGTGGTACACAGATTGCTGtgtttaaataatataatttgaatCGCCGCAACACGACGAAGCAGGAGGAAAAATACCAGAATCTGTCTGATGAAGCGAGCGCAAGGGAGGCTGATGCGTTGATGGTGCAACTGCAAACCCAACAAGGgctttttgccaaatttcacacccCCAGATATGCAGCCGTCAGGATAAGTTTCGTCATTTCTTTCAAAATCTTCAGAAAAAGTAAGGCGTTTTCTGACGGAGAGTTTATTaaggagtgcttattggactctgCCCGGAGAAGTTGGGCGCATTTGAGAATGTGTCACTCTCCCGACTCACTGTAACAAGGCGGGTTGAGACCATCGCTGGAAACTTGGAGCTTCAGCTGAAAAACGGAACGGCCGACTTTGACTGTTTTTTGCTGGCTTTGGATGAAAGCTGCGATGTACGTGACACCGCCCAGCTGCTAATCTTCTTACGTGGGATAACAGCAGACTTTCAAATAATGGAGGagctggcagccatgcagtcaattaaaagggacaaccacaggtaatgacttgttcacagaggtaaatgcgtgtttggacatgttaggactgaaatgggacaagctggcaggtgtgaCAACAGATGGTTGTCCAAATCTGATGGGGAAAAATGTTTAACTTTAAAGAGGATGCAGGATAAATTgacaaaaatttacttttttgcattgtacaaaccccgtttctatataagttgggaaattgtgttggatgtcaatataaacagaatgcaatgatttgcaaaccattttcaacccatattcaattgaatgcaccagaAAGActacatagttgatgttcaaactgataaacattttttggtgcaaatattcaataactttaaaatttgatgccaccaacaagtgacaaagaagttgggaaaggtggcaataaataccgatgaagttgaggaatgctcatcaaacacttatttggaacatcccacaggtgtgcaggctaattgggaacagatgggtgccatgattgggtataaaaacagcttcccaaaaaatgctcagtctttcacaagaaaggatggggcgaggtacacccctttgtccacaactgaatgagcaaatattcaaacagtttagtaacaacgtttctcaaagtgcaattgcaagacatttagggatttcaacatctacggtccataatatcatcaaaaggttcagagaatctggagaaatcactccacgtaagcggcatggctagaaaccaacattgaatgaccgtgaccttcggtccttcagacggcactgtatcaaaaaccgatgtcaatctctaaaggatatcaccacagtccgcagtccagacatgtctcccatcgaaaatgtgtggcgcattatgaagcgcaaaatacgacagcggagacaccggactgttgaacaactgaagctctacataaaacaagaatgggaaagaattccactttcaaagcttcaacaattagtttcttcagttcccaaacgtttattgagtgttgtttaaagaaaatgtgatgtaacagtggtgaacatgccctttcccaactacggtggcacatgttgcagccatgaaattctaagttaattattatttgcaaaaaaaaaaaaaagtttaatgagtttgaacatcaaatatcttgtctttgtagtgcattcaattgaatatgggttgaaaaggatacaaaaaaaaattatattcagtttatatttacatctaacaccatttcccaactcatatggaaacagggtttgtaatatacATCAAGAAGTCTTGTGtaagacagtgttaaaaataaaactatcaaaagcaatctgcttttgtataaagttaagttaggttaaattaaattattattattattatttatttaacggtATGTCAAAAATAATTTGAGCAACATTTAATTGAAATATTGTCGGTGTGGCCCTCCAGCAGTGCTCGGGTTGCTCATGCGGCCCCCGGTAAAAATTAATTGCCCACCCACGGGTTAAGgtatgttgtgttgtggctttatgttgttgtgttgtcgaGTAAAGTTGTTGTGCTGTGATTGTCAGGTAAAGTcgctgtgttgtggctttatgtagTTGTGTTGTTgggtacattttttgttttgtgttattAAGTAAAGTTACGTCGTGTTGTGAAGGTAAACAATTGTTGCAGAATATATCATGTTATATAGTTTGTTTACTCATAAAAGTCATGTTTCGGGCTAATGTTGTACTGTACTAGGTTCTAAAATACTGTGGAAATGTGTTGTTGAACTGTACCAGGTTCTAAAGTACCGTGAAAATGTGTTGCTGTACTGTACCAGGTACTAAAGTATTGTGAACATGTGTTGTTGTACTGTACTAAAGTACTGTGAAAATGTGTTGTTGTACTATACCAGGTTCTAAAGTactgtaaaaatgtgttgttgtactGTACCATGTACTAACGTACTAAAAACATGTGTTGTTATACTGTACAGGTTCTAAAGTACTGTGAACATGTGTTGTTGTACTGTACCAAGTACTAAAGTACTGTGAACATGTATTGTTGTGCTGTACCAAGTACTGAAGTACTGTGAAAATGTGTTGTTGTACTGTACTAAAGTACtgtgaaaatgtgtttttgtactATACCAGGTTCTAAAGTACTGTGGAAATGTGTTGTTGTACTGCACTAAAGTACTGTAAACGTGTTGTTGTTCTGTACCAGGCTCTAAAGTACTGTGAACATGTGTTGTTGTACTTTACCAAGTACTAAAATACTGTGAACATGTGTTGTTGTACTTTACCAAGTACTAAAGTACTGTGAACATGTGCTGTTGTACTGTAAAAATGTGATGTTGTACTGTAACAAGTACTAAAGTAGTGTGAACATGTGTTGTTGTACTGTACTAAAGTACTGTGAAAATGTGTTGTTGTACTGTACCAAGTGCTAAAGTACTGTACCAATGTGTTGTTGTACTGTACCATGTGCTAAAGTAATGTGAACATGTAGACAAAAGATAAAACTACTCTGGTGTTGGTTGAGGTGTGAAGTGGACTCCCACAACATTCCTCTCGGCGTGACTTGGACTAACAAGAAGTGGACTCACACAACAACGTGACTTGGACTAACAAGAAGTTGCACACACAACAACGTGACTTGCAATGCACACTTTTTTATTCCAAACAATAAAAACAGGATGAAGACATTTTAAATAGAAATGTAACAAAAGAAAACATAAAAGCGACAGGAAAAAGGGCTCAAACGCCTGAAAGTAACAAACTTTCTCCTTCCGCTCGCATTTTGACAAGAAAATTGCAAACTGAAGAGAAGGAAAAAGAAGCTAGGAGCTCTTAATAGCGTGTTAGCTCAGCAGCCGGTGCAGGCGGCGAAGGCGCATATCTCGCAGACGTCCAGAGGCACCACGGCTGCAACAAAGACGCatatatgaagaaaaaaaaagcactgtGGGCTTTTATTGTGGTGACACAACGATAGGAGACGGGAGGAGAGTGGCGAAGTCTCACCTAGTCTGGCGAGAGAGGCCGACGCCCCCTTCTGTTTGCACAGTGGCAGGAGCTCCTGGGGCAGCATGGGGTCCTCACACATGGACGAGGAGCTGGACCTGAGGCGAGGGTTGCTGCTCCCCGACATCTCCTGTAGCCTTTTGACGGCCTCCAGCGAGAAGGACAAGCCGTTCTCCTGCAAGGAGTGGAGGCATTAAGGCACCTGCAGACGAACAGACAGCACAGAGTCTTACCTGGACCTGCAAGGCCTCACAGCTCCAGCCCagaaccaggaccaggaccaggagaGCGGCGCTGGCGAGTGTGGTCTTCATGGTTACTATGGCGCTGTTCTGCTTGGTGGTGCAGGCACAGACCTCCCTTTTGAGGTCTTGCCTCGTCCCCCCGCCCCCCATTTGTCATGTGACAAATGAGCAAAGTTTTCTCATGGGTTAATGAGTAGTTTTACACGCCCGTAAAAAGAGGATTCATAAATCCTGCTCAGACCTTTTATGGACGCTTACTACCTGCACGTCGTCTGGGGGGTGGGGGtgaggggtgtggggggggggaaaCAACTGTCCTTGGTAAATATCGACACATGTATTGCATGTCAAAACTTTTATTGCATCACATAGGACATCACAGGATCAAAATACTAACCAACACTATCAAGGAGTCCCAGCAGGCACAAAAAatggatacaacgttgattatacggaCACCTCCTTTAAAAGTGACTTCGAAACAACCtcgcaaaatagttgtatttgtaaattgaga
Above is a genomic segment from Nerophis ophidion isolate RoL-2023_Sa linkage group LG02, RoL_Noph_v1.0, whole genome shotgun sequence containing:
- the si:ch211-220m17.5 gene encoding guanylin family protein translates to MGGGGTRQDLKREVCACTTKQNSAIVTMKTTLASAALLVLVLVLGWSCEALQVQENGLSFSLEAVKRLQEMSGSSNPRLRSSSSSMCEDPMLPQELLPLCKQKGASASLARLAVVPLDVCEICAFAACTGC